A single genomic interval of Nocardioides palaemonis harbors:
- a CDS encoding DeoR/GlpR family DNA-binding transcription regulator, with product MLAAQRRGRILAELSRDGTVRVTDLVELLGVSDMTVRRDLVALHRDGLLEKVHGGALAVAEPSASEPGFAAKSVQHLREKQAIAAAAAELVHTGMAIAVSAGTTTHALTEHIARIPHLTVVTNSVWVADVLHRTGEPTTSVLLTGGLRTPSDALVGPVAVSSLRSLHVDAFFMGVHGMDVRAGFSTPNLLESETNRAMIERSRRLIVCADSTKWGVVGLSSMAGLSEASVLITDSGLSAQASGALADHVGELVVVDPLSDSPADSHADDDAAPEADA from the coding sequence ATGCTCGCCGCCCAGCGCCGCGGCCGGATCCTGGCCGAGCTGAGCCGGGACGGGACCGTCCGCGTCACCGACCTCGTCGAGCTGCTCGGCGTGTCCGACATGACGGTGCGGCGCGACCTCGTCGCCCTGCACCGCGACGGCCTGCTGGAGAAGGTCCACGGCGGTGCGCTCGCGGTCGCCGAGCCGTCGGCGTCCGAGCCGGGCTTCGCCGCCAAGTCGGTCCAGCACCTCCGGGAGAAGCAGGCCATCGCCGCGGCCGCCGCCGAGCTGGTGCACACCGGCATGGCCATCGCGGTCTCCGCCGGCACCACCACCCACGCCCTCACCGAGCACATCGCCCGCATCCCGCACCTGACGGTGGTCACCAACTCGGTCTGGGTGGCTGACGTGCTGCACCGCACCGGCGAGCCGACCACGTCGGTGCTGCTCACCGGCGGGCTCCGTACGCCGTCCGACGCCCTGGTCGGCCCGGTCGCGGTGTCCTCGCTGCGCAGCCTGCACGTCGACGCCTTCTTCATGGGCGTGCACGGGATGGACGTCCGCGCCGGCTTCAGCACCCCCAACCTGCTGGAGTCGGAGACCAACCGGGCGATGATCGAGCGCTCGCGCCGCCTCATCGTCTGCGCCGACTCGACCAAGTGGGGCGTGGTGGGCCTCAGCAGCATGGCCGGGCTGTCGGAGGCATCCGTGCTCATCACCGACTCCGGGCTCTCCGCGCAGGCGAGCGGGGCGCTGGCCGACCACGTCGGCGAGCTCGTCGTGGTGGACCCGCTGTCCGACTCCCCCGCCGACTCCCACGCCGACGACGACGCCGCCCCGGAGGCCGACGCATGA
- a CDS encoding beta-galactosidase, translating into MPTPLPALAFGGDYNPEQWPREAHAEDRALMGEAGVDLVTLGVFSWAWLQPGPDTWDFAWLDEQMDELHAAGIRVDLATATASPPPWLTHRHPEMLPVTADGTTLWPGGRQAFCPSSPVYREHALELCTRLAERYHDHPALALWHVSNEIGCHNARCYCDVSAAAFRDWLRRRYDDDVERLNHAWGTAFWSQRYDDFAQVLPPRSAPTFPNPTQQLDFLRFSSDQLLDNFVVERDVLHRLSPGVPVTTNFMVMRQTMEMDYLRWGREVDVVSNDHYLIAAEADGHRELAFSADLTRGTAGGRPWLLMEHSTSAVNWQPRNRAKRPGEMTRNSLSHVAHGADAVLYFQWRASRAGAEKYHSGLLPHAGTDTRQWREVVSLSRLLDSIEEVTGSVAANRTAILFDYEAWWGCQLDSHPSVDVHYRDRAEDLHRALSAQGVGTDVVHPSTDLTAYDLVVVPTLYLVSDETVASLTAAAEAGATVVVTYFSGMVDEHDHVRLGGYPGAFRDLLGLRTTELMPLLAGERVRVEGLGDAVTADTWTEDLEVTSAEAVATYADGPAAGLPAVTRRDVGAGSAWYVATRLDAAGTDRLVERLVVEAGVERLPGAGPLVEVTRRVGDGASWLFVLNHGDEQAAVPVSGTDLVTGTEVDGDLVVAPGGVAVVRERAGADGRGA; encoded by the coding sequence ATGCCGACTCCGCTGCCCGCCCTCGCCTTCGGTGGCGACTACAACCCCGAGCAGTGGCCTCGCGAGGCCCACGCCGAGGACCGCGCGCTGATGGGCGAGGCCGGCGTCGACCTGGTCACCCTCGGCGTGTTCTCGTGGGCGTGGCTGCAACCCGGACCCGACACATGGGACTTCGCGTGGCTCGACGAGCAGATGGACGAGCTGCACGCGGCCGGCATCCGCGTCGACCTCGCCACCGCGACCGCGTCGCCGCCCCCGTGGCTGACCCACCGCCACCCCGAGATGCTGCCGGTCACGGCCGACGGGACCACCCTGTGGCCCGGCGGGCGGCAGGCGTTCTGCCCCAGCTCCCCGGTCTACCGCGAGCACGCCCTCGAGCTGTGCACCCGCCTCGCCGAGCGCTACCACGACCACCCCGCGCTCGCGCTCTGGCACGTGTCGAACGAGATCGGCTGCCACAACGCCCGCTGCTACTGCGACGTGAGCGCCGCGGCGTTCCGCGACTGGCTCCGACGTCGCTACGACGACGACGTCGAGCGCCTCAACCACGCCTGGGGCACCGCGTTCTGGTCGCAGCGCTACGACGACTTCGCGCAGGTGCTGCCGCCGCGCTCGGCACCGACCTTCCCCAACCCGACGCAGCAGCTCGACTTCCTGCGGTTCTCCTCCGACCAGCTGCTCGACAACTTCGTCGTCGAGCGCGACGTGCTGCACCGGCTGTCCCCCGGCGTGCCGGTCACCACCAACTTCATGGTGATGCGCCAGACCATGGAGATGGACTACCTCCGCTGGGGCCGCGAGGTGGACGTGGTCTCCAACGACCACTACCTCATCGCCGCCGAGGCCGACGGCCACCGCGAGCTCGCCTTCAGCGCCGACCTGACCCGCGGCACCGCGGGCGGACGCCCGTGGCTGCTGATGGAGCACTCCACCAGCGCGGTCAACTGGCAGCCCCGCAACCGTGCCAAGCGGCCCGGCGAGATGACCCGCAACAGCCTGTCGCACGTCGCCCACGGTGCCGACGCCGTCCTCTACTTCCAGTGGCGCGCGTCGCGCGCCGGCGCGGAGAAGTACCACTCGGGCCTGCTCCCCCACGCCGGGACCGACACCCGCCAGTGGCGCGAGGTGGTCTCGCTGTCGCGCCTGCTCGACTCGATCGAGGAGGTCACCGGGTCCGTCGCCGCCAACCGCACCGCGATCCTGTTCGACTACGAGGCGTGGTGGGGCTGCCAGCTCGACTCCCACCCGAGCGTCGACGTGCACTACCGCGACCGCGCCGAGGACCTCCACCGCGCGCTGTCGGCGCAGGGCGTGGGCACCGACGTGGTGCACCCGAGCACCGACCTCACCGCCTACGACCTGGTCGTGGTGCCGACCCTCTACCTCGTCTCCGACGAGACCGTCGCGTCGCTGACCGCGGCAGCCGAGGCCGGGGCCACGGTCGTCGTCACCTACTTCAGCGGCATGGTCGACGAGCACGACCACGTCCGCCTCGGCGGCTACCCCGGCGCGTTCCGCGACCTGCTCGGCCTACGGACCACCGAGCTGATGCCGCTGCTCGCCGGCGAGCGGGTCCGCGTCGAGGGCCTCGGCGACGCGGTCACGGCCGACACCTGGACCGAGGACCTCGAGGTCACGTCCGCCGAGGCCGTCGCGACCTACGCCGACGGTCCCGCGGCCGGCCTGCCCGCCGTCACCCGGCGCGACGTCGGCGCCGGGTCCGCGTGGTACGTCGCCACCCGCCTCGACGCGGCCGGCACCGACCGCCTCGTCGAGCGTCTGGTCGTCGAGGCCGGCGTGGAGCGGCTGCCCGGCGCCGGCCCGCTGGTCGAGGTCACGCGCCGCGTCGGCGACGGTGCGAGCTGGCTGTTCGTCCTCAACCACGGCGACGAGCAGGCAGCGGTGCCGGTGTCCGGGACCGACCTGGTCACCGGCACCGAGGTCGACGGCGACCTGGTGGTCGCCCCCGGTGGCGTCGCCGTGGTCCGCGAGCGCGCCGGGGCCGACGGGCGGGGCGCCTGA
- a CDS encoding ABC transporter substrate-binding protein — MSRLISSAVPRSAMVTMEASRRSVLRGMALSGLAVGGASLLAACGGGDSGPATGSGATVKFGINEAEGSGAAYDRLKAIADAYAKESGTKVDLNAVDHNTFQESINTYLQGTPDDVFTWFAGFRMSQFADNGLITDLSDQWPIDGLGDSFKQAATASDGKQYFVPISYYPWAVFYRKSVWEKNGWTPPETNDDFMALMDEMQGKGVTPFAFGDKDGWPAMGTFDILNMRLNGFDFHMSLMAGDEAWDGDEVKLVFDTWRKLLPYHQADPLGRTWQEAATSMGKGECGMYLLGTFVVDALGENGEDLDFFTFPQLDSSIAADSLDAPIDGFCVAAAGKNQEAGKAMAKWLGSAAAADAGNNGADAPFIAANDGASTSTYSDLQKKSAEVVGAAANIAQFMDRDTNADFANTVMIPSIQDFLKNPDDIDGVTASIQEQAASIFG; from the coding sequence GTGTCCCGTTTGATCTCCAGCGCCGTCCCCCGCTCCGCCATGGTCACGATGGAGGCCTCGCGCCGCTCCGTCCTCCGCGGCATGGCGCTCTCCGGTCTCGCCGTCGGCGGGGCCAGCCTGCTCGCCGCCTGCGGCGGTGGCGACTCGGGCCCGGCCACCGGCTCGGGCGCCACGGTGAAGTTCGGCATCAACGAGGCGGAGGGGTCCGGCGCGGCGTACGACCGGCTCAAGGCGATCGCCGACGCCTACGCCAAGGAGAGCGGCACCAAGGTCGACCTCAACGCCGTCGACCACAACACGTTCCAGGAGAGCATCAACACCTACCTCCAGGGCACGCCCGACGACGTGTTCACCTGGTTCGCCGGCTTCCGCATGTCGCAGTTCGCCGACAACGGCCTGATCACCGACCTGAGCGACCAGTGGCCCATCGACGGCCTCGGCGACTCCTTCAAGCAGGCGGCGACCGCCTCGGACGGCAAGCAGTACTTCGTGCCGATCAGCTACTACCCGTGGGCGGTCTTCTACCGGAAGTCGGTCTGGGAGAAGAACGGCTGGACCCCGCCGGAGACCAACGACGACTTCATGGCGCTCATGGACGAGATGCAGGGCAAGGGCGTCACCCCGTTCGCCTTCGGCGACAAGGACGGGTGGCCCGCGATGGGCACCTTCGACATCCTCAACATGCGGCTCAACGGCTTCGACTTCCACATGAGCCTGATGGCCGGCGACGAGGCGTGGGACGGTGACGAGGTCAAGCTCGTGTTCGACACCTGGCGCAAGCTGCTCCCCTACCACCAGGCCGACCCGCTGGGCCGCACCTGGCAGGAGGCGGCGACGTCGATGGGCAAGGGCGAGTGCGGCATGTACCTCCTCGGCACCTTCGTCGTCGACGCGCTCGGCGAGAACGGCGAGGACCTCGACTTCTTCACCTTCCCCCAGCTCGACTCCTCGATCGCCGCCGACTCCCTCGACGCCCCGATCGACGGCTTCTGCGTGGCCGCGGCGGGCAAGAACCAGGAGGCCGGCAAGGCGATGGCCAAGTGGCTCGGCAGCGCCGCCGCCGCGGACGCGGGCAACAACGGCGCCGACGCGCCGTTCATCGCCGCCAACGACGGCGCCAGCACGTCCACCTACAGCGACCTGCAGAAGAAGTCGGCCGAGGTCGTCGGCGCGGCGGCCAACATCGCGCAGTTCATGGACCGCGACACCAACGCCGACTTCGCCAACACCGTGATGATCCCGTCGATCCAGGACTTCCTGAAGAACCCCGACGACATCGACGGGGTGACGGCCAGCATCCAGGAGCAGGCCGCCTCGATCTTCGGCTGA
- a CDS encoding carbohydrate ABC transporter permease, translating into MSHTDEAPQQAAAAAPAQAPPQGREKKLPARDRLTVILMVTIPLLLVLLLVWLPALLSVVLSFGKWNGFGGVDTIEWVGFQNYEDIATIYPPFWPAIQHNLIWLGFLFLFPTLLGILLAVILDREMRGSRIYQTAFYMPVVLSLALIGFIWQLFYSRDQGLINDVFGTQVDWYGDPDINLWAVLVATAWRHTGYIMLIYLAGLKGVDASLREAAAVDGASEVKTFFNVIFPVMRPINMIVVVIVVIESLRAFDLVWVVNKGRNGLELIGALVAQNVVGEATRYGFGSALAVIMMLISSVFITIYLRNVFREERRG; encoded by the coding sequence ATGTCCCACACTGACGAGGCGCCGCAGCAGGCAGCTGCTGCGGCGCCCGCGCAGGCACCGCCCCAGGGCCGGGAGAAGAAGCTGCCGGCACGCGACCGGCTCACCGTGATCCTCATGGTGACGATCCCGCTGCTGCTCGTGCTGCTGCTGGTCTGGCTGCCGGCGCTGCTGTCGGTGGTGCTGTCCTTCGGCAAGTGGAACGGCTTCGGCGGCGTCGACACCATCGAGTGGGTCGGCTTCCAGAACTACGAGGACATCGCCACGATCTACCCGCCGTTCTGGCCGGCGATCCAGCACAACCTGATCTGGCTGGGGTTCCTCTTCCTGTTCCCCACGCTGCTCGGCATCCTGCTGGCGGTGATCCTCGACCGCGAGATGCGGGGCAGCCGGATCTACCAGACCGCGTTCTACATGCCGGTCGTGCTGTCGCTCGCGCTGATCGGCTTCATCTGGCAGCTGTTCTACTCGCGTGACCAAGGCCTGATCAACGACGTCTTCGGCACCCAGGTCGACTGGTACGGCGACCCGGACATCAACCTGTGGGCGGTCCTCGTCGCCACCGCCTGGCGGCACACCGGCTACATCATGCTGATCTACCTGGCCGGCCTGAAGGGCGTGGACGCGTCCCTGCGCGAGGCGGCGGCCGTCGACGGCGCCAGCGAGGTGAAGACGTTCTTCAACGTGATCTTCCCGGTGATGCGCCCGATCAACATGATCGTGGTCGTCATCGTCGTGATCGAGTCGCTGCGGGCCTTCGACCTGGTGTGGGTGGTCAACAAGGGCCGCAACGGCCTCGAGCTGATCGGCGCGCTGGTCGCCCAGAACGTGGTCGGTGAGGCCACCCGCTACGGCTTCGGCTCGGCGCTCGCGGTCATCATGATGCTGATCTCCTCGGTCTTCATCACCATCTACCTGCGCAACGTCTTCCGTGAGGAGCGTCGAGGATGA
- a CDS encoding carbohydrate ABC transporter permease, translating to MSSHDPVLVATTPPDDQVRDARTPPKRVEGGVMSKPRGVVVTVIVALLALAWLFPLLWALVNSFREYDYTQANGYLSFGGWTFANYEDAWSRGNFGLHMKNSLLITVPAVLLTLWLSSMVAFVLARFSYRFNLTLLGVFLAANLLPPQALLIPVFRMFREVPLPYFMSDSGSMLNSFWALILVNTAFQLGFCTFVLSNYMKTLPHEIYESAELDGASVWRQYWQLTMPLVRPALAALATLQVTWIYNEFFWATVLIQQGDKLPVTSALNNLRGQFFTDTNLVAAGSIIVALPVLVVFFALQKQFVSGLTLGSTKG from the coding sequence ATGAGCAGCCACGACCCCGTCCTGGTGGCGACCACGCCGCCCGACGACCAGGTGCGCGACGCCCGCACGCCCCCCAAGCGCGTGGAGGGCGGGGTGATGAGCAAGCCGCGCGGCGTCGTGGTGACCGTGATCGTCGCCCTGCTCGCGCTGGCCTGGCTGTTCCCGCTGCTGTGGGCGCTGGTCAACTCGTTCCGCGAGTACGACTACACGCAGGCCAACGGCTACCTCTCCTTCGGCGGGTGGACCTTCGCCAACTACGAGGACGCCTGGTCGCGCGGCAACTTCGGCCTGCACATGAAGAACTCGCTCCTCATCACGGTGCCCGCGGTCCTGCTGACGCTCTGGCTGTCGTCGATGGTGGCGTTCGTGCTGGCGCGCTTCAGCTATCGCTTCAACCTGACGCTGCTCGGCGTCTTCCTCGCCGCGAACCTGCTGCCCCCGCAGGCGCTGCTGATCCCGGTCTTCCGCATGTTCCGCGAGGTCCCGCTGCCCTACTTCATGAGCGACTCGGGCTCGATGCTCAACAGCTTCTGGGCGCTGATCCTCGTCAACACGGCGTTCCAGCTCGGCTTCTGCACCTTCGTGCTCAGCAACTACATGAAGACGCTGCCGCACGAGATCTACGAGTCGGCCGAGCTCGACGGCGCCAGCGTGTGGCGCCAGTACTGGCAGCTCACCATGCCGCTCGTACGTCCGGCCCTGGCCGCGCTCGCGACCTTGCAGGTGACCTGGATCTACAACGAGTTCTTCTGGGCGACGGTGCTCATCCAGCAGGGCGACAAGCTGCCGGTCACCTCGGCGCTCAACAACCTGCGCGGCCAGTTCTTCACCGACACCAACCTGGTCGCGGCGGGCTCGATCATCGTCGCGCTGCCGGTGCTGGTCGTGTTCTTCGCCCTGCAGAAGCAGTTCGTCTCCGGGCTCACCCTCGGGTCGACGAAGGGCTGA
- the nagA gene encoding N-acetylglucosamine-6-phosphate deacetylase has translation MTTLLTAAQVVTPARVLAPGWLLLDGDRVLEVGEGDPPRSPDLALGDVTVCPGFVDVHVHGGGGAAFETGTPEAARTAAAAHLAHGTTSIAASLVTDTREVMEHTVGELAQCVHDGLLAGLHLEGPWLSPTRSGAHSPGALALPERSYVEALLDAGEGTVRMVTLAPELTGGLDAVRLLVERGVVAAVGHTDATHDQARAAIDAGARLGTHLFNAMRPMHHREPGAVGALLASDADVELIADGVHLHPAVLATVFAAKPGRCLLVTDAMAAAGAPDGDYRLGTMDVEVREGVARLASDDGQGAIAGSTLTMDAAVRFAVHGAGVPLVDAVHAASAAPARVWGLDDVGALEAGRRADLVVLDAGLEVVRVMRSGAWVSPSSTRG, from the coding sequence GTGACCACCCTCCTCACCGCCGCACAGGTCGTCACCCCGGCGCGGGTCCTCGCGCCGGGGTGGCTGCTCCTCGACGGCGACCGCGTCCTCGAGGTCGGCGAGGGGGACCCGCCACGGAGCCCCGACCTCGCGCTGGGCGACGTCACCGTGTGCCCCGGCTTCGTCGACGTCCACGTCCACGGCGGGGGCGGCGCCGCGTTCGAGACGGGCACGCCGGAGGCGGCGCGCACCGCCGCGGCCGCCCACCTCGCCCACGGCACCACGTCGATCGCGGCCAGCCTGGTCACCGACACCCGCGAGGTGATGGAGCACACCGTGGGCGAGCTCGCCCAGTGCGTCCACGACGGCCTGCTCGCGGGCCTCCACCTCGAGGGGCCGTGGCTGAGCCCGACGCGGTCGGGCGCCCACTCCCCCGGCGCCCTCGCACTGCCGGAGCGCTCGTACGTCGAGGCGCTGCTCGACGCCGGCGAGGGCACGGTGCGGATGGTCACCCTCGCGCCGGAGCTCACCGGTGGGCTGGACGCCGTACGCCTTCTGGTCGAGCGCGGCGTCGTCGCCGCCGTGGGGCACACCGACGCGACCCACGACCAGGCGCGGGCGGCGATCGACGCCGGCGCGCGGCTCGGCACCCACCTGTTCAACGCGATGCGCCCGATGCACCACCGCGAGCCGGGCGCGGTCGGCGCCCTGCTCGCCTCCGACGCCGACGTCGAGCTGATCGCCGACGGGGTGCACCTGCACCCGGCCGTCCTCGCCACCGTGTTCGCGGCCAAGCCCGGGCGGTGCCTGCTCGTCACCGACGCGATGGCGGCCGCGGGCGCACCGGACGGCGACTACCGCCTCGGCACCATGGACGTCGAGGTGCGCGAGGGCGTCGCCCGCCTCGCCTCCGACGACGGCCAGGGCGCGATCGCCGGCTCGACGCTCACCATGGACGCCGCCGTGCGCTTCGCGGTGCACGGGGCCGGGGTCCCGCTCGTGGACGCCGTCCACGCCGCGAGCGCCGCACCCGCCCGCGTGTGGGGGCTCGACGACGTCGGCGCGCTCGAGGCCGGCCGCCGAGCAGACCTGGTGGTGCTCGACGCCGGCCTCGAGGTGGTGCGGGTGATGCGGTCGGGCGCCTGGGTCAGCCCTTCGTCGACCCGAGGGTGA
- a CDS encoding PTS transporter subunit EIIC gives MTTQDAASGGTVTERRRFNLAPIQKFGRSLMLPIAALPVAALLLRLGQPDLLGADGLGWNDVAAVIGAAGGAIFDNLPLLFALGVAIGMAKKADGSTALAAVVGYLVFKGVGEAMSPTVLGLPEGDAEQQLVNYGVLGGIVSGLVAAWLWQRYHRISLPPYLAFFGGRRFVPIITAITMMLIAVATSFLYKGFDAGLTSLGDWVTSNDVTGGFVYGTLNRLLIPLGLHHILNSGPWFLIGSYEDPSGAVWTGDIARFLHADPTAGAFMTGFFPIMMFALPAAALAIWHEAKPQHKKAVGGIMLSAALTAFLTGVTEPLEFAFMFVAWPLYVIHALLTGTSLALVNALGIKDGFGFSAGLFDYVLNFNIATKPILLIPIGLAYGALYYVLFRAVIRKWNLKTPGREDEDEDSLVEADTSA, from the coding sequence ATGACCACCCAGGACGCCGCCTCGGGCGGCACCGTCACCGAGAGGCGTCGGTTCAACCTGGCGCCGATCCAGAAGTTCGGGCGCAGCCTCATGCTCCCGATCGCCGCCCTCCCCGTCGCCGCGCTGCTGCTGCGCCTGGGCCAGCCCGACCTGCTCGGCGCCGACGGCCTCGGCTGGAACGACGTGGCCGCTGTCATCGGCGCCGCCGGCGGGGCGATCTTCGACAACCTGCCGCTCCTCTTCGCGCTCGGCGTGGCCATCGGCATGGCGAAGAAGGCCGACGGCTCGACCGCGCTCGCGGCCGTCGTCGGCTACCTCGTCTTCAAGGGCGTCGGCGAGGCGATGTCGCCGACCGTCCTCGGCCTCCCGGAGGGCGACGCCGAGCAGCAGCTGGTCAACTACGGCGTCCTCGGCGGCATCGTCTCGGGCCTCGTGGCCGCCTGGCTCTGGCAGCGCTACCACCGGATCTCGCTGCCGCCCTACCTCGCCTTCTTCGGCGGGCGCCGGTTCGTCCCGATCATCACCGCCATCACGATGATGCTCATCGCCGTCGCGACCAGCTTCCTCTACAAGGGCTTCGACGCCGGCCTCACGTCGCTGGGTGACTGGGTCACCAGCAACGACGTCACCGGGGGCTTCGTCTACGGCACGCTCAACCGGCTGCTGATCCCGCTCGGGCTGCACCACATCCTCAACTCCGGCCCGTGGTTCCTCATCGGCTCCTACGAGGACCCGAGCGGCGCGGTGTGGACCGGCGACATCGCCCGCTTCCTGCACGCCGACCCGACCGCCGGCGCGTTCATGACCGGCTTCTTCCCGATCATGATGTTCGCGCTGCCGGCCGCCGCCCTCGCCATCTGGCACGAGGCCAAGCCGCAGCACAAGAAGGCCGTCGGCGGCATCATGCTGTCGGCCGCGCTGACCGCCTTCCTCACCGGCGTCACCGAGCCGCTGGAGTTCGCGTTCATGTTCGTCGCGTGGCCGCTCTACGTCATCCACGCGCTCCTCACCGGCACCTCGCTGGCGCTGGTCAACGCGCTCGGCATCAAGGACGGCTTCGGCTTCTCGGCCGGCCTGTTCGACTACGTGCTCAACTTCAACATCGCGACCAAGCCGATCCTCCTCATCCCGATCGGCCTGGCCTACGGAGCGCTCTACTACGTGCTCTTCCGTGCCGTGATCCGGAAGTGGAACCTCAAGACCCCGGGTCGCGAGGACGAGGACGAGGACTCGCTCGTCGAGGCGGACACCAGCGCGTGA
- a CDS encoding GntR family transcriptional regulator, with amino-acid sequence MTRRIDDGPRPKHAQLSDVLAELALRDLGPGVAIPSERELMTTYDVSRATVRKAIDSLVAGGLLQRIQGKGTFVARPRVESRLHLASFSQDMRRRGLTPATRLLRVDEERPPADVARTLRLGASGTAWRIDRIRLADEQPMAIEQGWYPRSLLPDLDTEDLSGSLYTVFAERYDLVIDAAEQTLWGESAEGTTARRLEAPVHTPLLVFRRVSSADGRPIEHVVSRYRGDRYQLHMTLGPTEPTATT; translated from the coding sequence ATGACCCGCAGGATCGACGACGGCCCCCGGCCGAAGCACGCGCAGCTGAGCGACGTGCTGGCCGAGCTCGCGCTGCGCGACCTCGGTCCCGGCGTCGCCATCCCGTCCGAGCGCGAGCTGATGACGACCTACGACGTGTCGCGTGCGACGGTCCGCAAGGCGATCGACAGCCTCGTGGCCGGCGGCCTGCTGCAGCGGATCCAGGGCAAGGGCACCTTCGTCGCCCGGCCCCGGGTGGAGAGCCGGCTCCACCTCGCGTCGTTCTCGCAGGACATGCGCCGGCGTGGCCTCACGCCCGCCACGCGGCTGCTGCGCGTCGACGAGGAGCGTCCGCCCGCCGACGTCGCGCGCACGCTCCGGCTCGGCGCGAGCGGCACGGCGTGGCGCATCGACCGGATCCGCCTCGCCGACGAGCAGCCGATGGCGATCGAGCAGGGGTGGTACCCCCGCTCCCTGCTGCCCGACCTCGACACCGAGGACCTCTCCGGCTCGCTCTACACGGTCTTCGCCGAGCGCTACGACCTGGTCATCGACGCCGCCGAGCAGACGCTGTGGGGCGAGTCCGCGGAGGGCACCACCGCCCGCCGCCTCGAGGCGCCGGTCCACACGCCGCTCCTCGTCTTCCGCCGCGTCTCGAGCGCCGACGGACGTCCGATCGAGCACGTCGTCTCCCGCTACCGCGGCGACCGCTACCAGCTGCACATGACCCTCGGCCCGACCGAGCCGACCGCCACCACCTGA